The following proteins are co-located in the Streptococcus downei MFe28 genome:
- a CDS encoding PolC-type DNA polymerase III: MSELFKKLMEQIEMPLEMRQSQAFSSADIKEVKVHALSRHWDFHFSFEQILPIKLYQELAYRLVSSFKEADIKATFTIEAQTIDFSDSDLLQAYYAESFNHALCSSASFRSTFSHLNVSYDQAKEQMLIHAPAFLDNDHFRQNHLPKLEQQFAQFGFGQVAFAIEADEGMTQEARQSFESGRDKKIEQAQEENAQAVASLEASMPAQEESAPAPKFDYKERAAKRQAGFEKAEITPMVDIETEENRIVFEGMVFDVERRTTRTGRHIISFKMTDYTSSFAMQKWAKDDNDLKKYDMIAKGAWLRVRGNIENNQWTKTLTMNVQDVKEIVHKARKDLMPEGQKRVEFHAHTNMSTMDALPTVEELIDKAASWGHPAIAITDHANVQSFPHGYHRAKKAGIKAIFGLEANIVEDRVPITYNEVPMDLHEATYVVFDVETTGLSAVNNSLIQIAASKMHKGNIIDQFDEFINPGHPLSQFTTDLTGITDNHLKDAKPLLQVLEEFQEFCQDTVLVAHNATFDVGFMNANYERHDLPLISQPVIDTLEFARNLYPEYKRHGLGPLTKRFQVALDHHHMANYDAEATGRLLFIFIKEARENRGITDLADLNTKLVSEDSYKKARVKHATIYVQNQTGLKNIFKLVSLSNVKYFEGVARIPRTVLDQYREGLLLGSACSEGEVFDAVLSHGLDKALEVAKYYDFIEVMPPAIYRPLIARELIKNEEGIEQVIKDLIEVGRRLNKPVLATGDVHYLEPEDQLYREIIVRSLGPGALINRPIGRGEGAQPAPLPDAHFRTTNEMLDDFAFLGEDLAYEIVVTNTQKFAEQFEEVEVVKTDLYTPYIDKAEETVAEKTYARAFEIYGNPLPDIIDRRIEKELTSILGNGFAVIYLASQMLVDRSNKRGYLVGSRGSVGSSFVATMIGITEVNPMPPHYVCPECQYSEFIADGSVGSGFDLPDKDCPNCGHKLTKDGHDIPFETFLGFDGDKVPDIDLNFSGDDQPSAHLDVRDIFGEEYAFRAGTVGTVAEKTAYGFVKGYERDYNKFYREAEVDRLAMGSAGVKRTTGQHPGGIVVIPNYMDVYDFTPVQYPADDTSAEWQTTHFNFHDIDENVLKLDILGHDDPTMIRKLQDLSGIDPSQIPADDPDVMKLFSGTDVLGVTEEQIGTPTGMLGIPEFGTNFVRGMVNETHPTTFAELLQLSGLSHGTDVWLGNAQDLIKEGIATLKTVIGCRDDIMVYLMHAGLEPKMAFIIMERVRKGMWLKIPEEERNGYIQAMRDNNVPDWYIESCGKIKYMFPKAHAAAYVMMALRVAYFKVHHPIYYYCAYFSIRAKAFELKTMSAGLDAVKARMEDIASKRKNNEASNVEIDLYTTLEIVNEMLERGYKFGQLDLYNSEASEFKIEGDTLIPPFVAMDGLGENVAKQIVASRADGEFLSKTELRKRGGVSATLVEKMDDMGILGNMPEDNQLSLFDDFF, from the coding sequence ATGTCAGAACTATTTAAAAAATTGATGGAACAGATTGAAATGCCGCTTGAGATGAGACAGTCTCAGGCCTTTTCATCTGCTGACATCAAAGAGGTTAAGGTCCATGCCCTCAGTCGGCATTGGGACTTTCATTTCAGTTTTGAGCAAATTCTGCCCATCAAGCTCTACCAAGAGCTAGCTTATCGTCTGGTTTCAAGTTTTAAGGAGGCAGACATCAAGGCGACATTTACGATTGAGGCCCAGACCATCGATTTTTCTGATTCTGACCTGCTTCAGGCCTACTATGCAGAGAGCTTTAATCACGCTCTCTGCTCTAGCGCCAGTTTTCGCTCGACCTTCTCTCATTTAAATGTCTCCTACGACCAGGCCAAGGAGCAAATGCTCATCCATGCCCCAGCTTTTTTGGATAATGACCATTTTCGGCAAAACCACCTTCCCAAGCTGGAGCAACAATTTGCCCAATTTGGCTTTGGTCAGGTCGCCTTTGCCATTGAAGCAGATGAAGGCATGACCCAGGAGGCAAGGCAATCCTTTGAGAGCGGTCGTGATAAGAAAATTGAACAAGCCCAAGAAGAGAATGCTCAGGCTGTCGCTTCCTTGGAAGCTTCCATGCCTGCTCAAGAAGAGTCAGCTCCTGCCCCCAAGTTTGACTACAAGGAGCGAGCCGCCAAGCGACAAGCCGGCTTTGAAAAGGCAGAAATCACGCCCATGGTTGACATTGAGACCGAGGAAAACCGAATCGTCTTTGAAGGCATGGTTTTCGATGTTGAGCGGCGGACAACAAGAACGGGTCGCCACATCATCAGCTTTAAGATGACCGACTATACTTCTTCCTTTGCCATGCAGAAGTGGGCCAAGGACGATAATGACCTTAAAAAGTACGACATGATTGCTAAAGGAGCCTGGCTCCGAGTACGCGGGAATATTGAAAATAATCAATGGACCAAGACTTTGACCATGAATGTTCAGGACGTCAAGGAAATCGTCCACAAGGCGCGAAAAGACCTCATGCCTGAAGGGCAAAAGCGGGTTGAATTTCACGCCCATACCAATATGTCTACCATGGATGCCCTGCCAACGGTTGAAGAGCTGATTGATAAGGCGGCCAGCTGGGGCCATCCAGCCATCGCCATCACGGACCACGCCAATGTCCAGAGCTTTCCCCACGGCTACCATCGAGCTAAGAAGGCTGGTATCAAGGCCATCTTTGGTCTGGAGGCCAATATCGTTGAGGACAGGGTGCCTATCACCTATAATGAAGTCCCTATGGACCTCCACGAGGCCACCTATGTTGTCTTTGACGTGGAAACAACGGGGCTGTCAGCTGTCAATAATTCTCTAATTCAGATTGCGGCTTCTAAGATGCACAAGGGCAATATCATTGACCAGTTTGATGAGTTTATCAACCCTGGTCATCCTTTGAGCCAGTTCACGACGGATCTGACGGGGATTACTGACAACCACCTCAAAGATGCCAAGCCCCTCTTGCAGGTTCTTGAGGAATTCCAAGAATTTTGTCAGGATACGGTTCTGGTTGCCCACAATGCTACCTTTGATGTGGGCTTTATGAATGCCAACTATGAACGGCACGACCTGCCCCTCATTAGCCAACCAGTCATTGATACCCTGGAATTTGCCCGCAACCTCTATCCTGAGTACAAGCGGCATGGCCTGGGCCCTTTGACTAAGCGCTTCCAAGTCGCCTTGGACCACCACCACATGGCCAACTACGATGCTGAGGCAACGGGTCGCCTCCTCTTCATCTTTATCAAGGAGGCTAGGGAAAATCGTGGCATTACTGATCTTGCCGACCTCAATACCAAGCTGGTTTCTGAGGATTCTTACAAGAAGGCTCGGGTCAAGCATGCCACCATCTATGTGCAAAATCAGACTGGTCTCAAAAATATTTTCAAGCTGGTCAGCCTCTCCAATGTCAAATACTTTGAAGGCGTGGCTCGGATTCCAAGGACGGTCTTGGATCAGTACCGAGAAGGCCTGCTTTTGGGCTCAGCCTGTTCTGAAGGCGAAGTCTTTGATGCGGTCCTCTCTCATGGCCTTGATAAGGCCCTAGAGGTAGCCAAGTACTACGATTTTATTGAGGTCATGCCACCAGCTATCTATCGTCCCTTGATTGCCCGTGAATTGATTAAAAATGAAGAGGGGATTGAGCAGGTTATCAAAGACCTGATTGAGGTTGGGCGGAGACTCAATAAGCCAGTCCTAGCGACAGGCGATGTCCATTACCTGGAGCCCGAAGACCAGCTCTATCGGGAAATTATTGTTCGCAGTCTGGGTCCCGGTGCCCTTATCAACCGACCTATTGGTCGGGGCGAGGGTGCCCAGCCAGCTCCTCTGCCTGATGCCCATTTCCGCACCACCAATGAAATGCTGGATGACTTTGCCTTCTTGGGGGAAGATTTGGCCTATGAAATCGTTGTGACCAATACACAAAAATTTGCGGAGCAATTTGAAGAAGTGGAAGTGGTCAAGACCGACCTCTACACCCCTTATATTGACAAGGCCGAAGAAACGGTCGCTGAGAAGACCTATGCCAGAGCCTTTGAAATCTATGGCAATCCCCTGCCGGATATTATTGACCGCCGGATTGAAAAGGAGCTGACATCTATCTTGGGAAATGGCTTCGCCGTGATTTATCTGGCCTCCCAGATGCTGGTTGACCGCTCCAATAAGCGGGGTTATCTGGTAGGGTCACGGGGTTCCGTTGGCTCTAGCTTCGTAGCCACCATGATTGGGATTACTGAAGTAAATCCTATGCCTCCCCACTATGTCTGTCCTGAATGTCAGTATTCGGAATTTATCGCCGATGGTTCGGTCGGGTCAGGATTTGACTTGCCAGACAAGGATTGTCCTAACTGTGGCCACAAGTTGACCAAGGACGGTCACGATATTCCCTTTGAAACCTTCCTTGGTTTTGACGGGGATAAGGTTCCCGATATTGACCTCAACTTCTCTGGAGATGATCAGCCCTCAGCCCACTTGGATGTTCGTGACATCTTCGGTGAGGAATACGCCTTTCGGGCGGGAACCGTTGGTACGGTTGCTGAAAAGACAGCCTACGGTTTCGTCAAGGGCTACGAGCGGGACTACAATAAGTTCTACCGAGAAGCGGAAGTCGACCGCCTGGCCATGGGCTCTGCTGGGGTCAAGCGGACAACTGGCCAACACCCAGGGGGGATTGTTGTTATCCCCAATTATATGGATGTCTACGACTTCACCCCCGTCCAGTATCCGGCGGATGATACCAGTGCCGAGTGGCAGACCACCCACTTTAACTTCCACGATATCGACGAGAACGTCCTCAAGCTTGATATTCTGGGTCATGATGACCCCACCATGATTCGTAAGCTCCAAGACCTATCAGGCATTGACCCTAGTCAGATTCCTGCTGACGATCCTGATGTCATGAAGCTCTTCTCGGGTACCGATGTTTTGGGCGTGACCGAGGAGCAGATTGGCACACCGACAGGTATGCTGGGGATTCCAGAATTTGGGACCAATTTTGTTCGTGGCATGGTTAATGAAACCCATCCAACAACCTTTGCGGAATTGCTCCAACTTTCAGGACTCTCCCATGGTACCGACGTTTGGCTGGGCAATGCTCAGGACCTGATTAAGGAAGGAATTGCCACCCTGAAGACCGTTATCGGCTGTCGGGATGACATCATGGTCTATCTTATGCACGCAGGTCTAGAACCCAAGATGGCTTTCATCATTATGGAACGGGTGCGTAAGGGCATGTGGCTCAAGATTCCCGAGGAAGAACGCAATGGCTATATTCAGGCTATGCGAGATAATAATGTCCCTGACTGGTATATCGAATCCTGTGGAAAGATTAAGTACATGTTCCCTAAAGCTCACGCAGCAGCCTATGTCATGATGGCCTTGCGCGTGGCCTATTTCAAGGTTCACCACCCTATCTATTACTACTGTGCCTACTTCTCTATCCGAGCCAAGGCCTTTGAGCTCAAGACCATGAGTGCAGGCCTAGATGCTGTCAAGGCGCGTATGGAAGATATTGCCAGCAAACGCAAGAACAACGAAGCTTCCAACGTTGAAATTGATCTATATACCACCTTGGAAATTGTCAACGAAATGTTGGAGCGGGGCTACAAATTTGGTCAGCTAGACCTCTACAACAGTGAGGCCAGTGAGTTTAAAATCGAAGGTGATACCCTGATCCCTCCTTTCGTTGCTATGGATGGTCTAGGTGAAAATGTTGCCAAGCAAATTGTTGCCAGCCGGGCGGACGGTGAGTTCCTGTCCAAGACAGAACTGCGCAAACGCGGAGGCGTTTCAGCTACCCTCGTTGAAAAAATGGATGACATGGGTATCCTAGGTAATATGCCAGAAGATAACCAACTCAGCCTATTCGACGATTTCTTCTGA